From Actinomyces sp. oral taxon 171 str. F0337, one genomic window encodes:
- a CDS encoding DUF3073 domain-containing protein: MGRGRQKAKATKVARKLKYFSPETDYKALERELVSASSGSEPDDEIDYEELAAKYAVDDDDWDEGGN, from the coding sequence ATGGGGCGCGGCCGTCAGAAGGCCAAGGCAACCAAGGTTGCCCGTAAGCTCAAGTACTTCAGCCCGGAGACTGATTACAAGGCTCTGGAGCGGGAGCTCGTCTCAGCGTCCTCGGGATCTGAGCCTGACGACGAGATCGACTACGAGGAACTGGCCGCCAAGTATGCCGTCGACGATGATGACTGGGACGAGGGCGGCAACTAG
- a CDS encoding DMT family transporter — protein sequence MVDIVYMMAFGYSLALVSVGSALHALWNVLVKRSGTSDVAFVWVYSAIAAPLWLAVLTVGATWGGLGPAWWAALVSTALHTAYAAVLQRAYSSADLSVVYPVSRGLAPVLVTAVVAPWTGGPSAIQALALLAVLIGVPLASGATWRDLTRARGLRAGSAVASCTAAYTLWDAFAVAELHVAVVPYMALSSLAQLVLLTIVLGRRRRELPAALAAGWARALPIAVLVPASYALVLVAMRFGPPSVVATSRSLNVVFGVIAGVWLLREPFTRRSILGVSMIVVGVLVGAS from the coding sequence ATGGTAGACATCGTCTACATGATGGCTTTCGGATACTCCCTCGCCCTGGTCTCGGTCGGGTCCGCCCTGCACGCCCTGTGGAACGTGCTGGTGAAGCGCTCCGGTACCTCCGACGTCGCCTTCGTGTGGGTCTACAGCGCCATCGCCGCGCCGCTGTGGCTCGCGGTACTGACAGTGGGGGCGACCTGGGGAGGTCTGGGCCCGGCCTGGTGGGCGGCCCTCGTCAGCACGGCGCTGCACACGGCCTACGCCGCGGTCCTCCAACGCGCCTACTCGTCGGCGGACCTGTCAGTGGTCTATCCGGTCTCACGCGGGCTGGCGCCGGTTCTGGTGACGGCGGTGGTGGCGCCGTGGACCGGGGGCCCGAGCGCCATCCAGGCGCTCGCGCTTCTGGCGGTCCTCATCGGCGTCCCCCTCGCCTCGGGGGCCACCTGGCGGGATCTGACCCGGGCCCGGGGCCTCCGGGCGGGCAGCGCCGTCGCATCCTGCACCGCCGCCTACACTCTGTGGGACGCCTTCGCCGTCGCGGAGCTGCACGTCGCCGTTGTGCCCTACATGGCGCTGTCCAGTCTGGCTCAGCTCGTGCTGCTCACCATCGTGCTGGGCCGGCGTCGTCGCGAGCTGCCCGCTGCGCTGGCTGCCGGCTGGGCCCGGGCCCTCCCCATCGCGGTGCTGGTGCCGGCGAGCTATGCGCTGGTGCTTGTCGCCATGCGCTTCGGGCCTCCGTCCGTCGTCGCCACCTCCCGGAGCCTCAACGTCGTCTTCGGTGTCATCGCCGGGGTGTGGCTCCTGCGTGAGCCCTTCACCAGGCGATCAATACTCGGGGTCTCGATGATCGTCGTCGGGGTCCTGGTGGGGGCGAGCTGA
- a CDS encoding TetR/AcrR family transcriptional regulator, producing the protein MSPTTEDRLIQAGRQLLEDDGVSAVTVREVARRCGVSHGAPRRHFPTLALLLSAIAEVCLDELRTRLTDAAAGLKETARAYVAYAVEHPHAFDLITRHDVLAGSGRELRARSLPLLEEWRARFAKERPDAPEAAATAAWAAVHGVASLASRGALDLVGSDAEELLEQLLPQA; encoded by the coding sequence ATGAGCCCGACAACGGAGGACCGTCTGATCCAGGCTGGGCGGCAGCTGCTCGAGGACGACGGCGTCAGCGCGGTGACCGTACGAGAGGTGGCCCGGCGCTGCGGCGTCTCCCACGGAGCACCGAGACGCCACTTCCCCACCCTCGCGCTGCTACTGTCCGCCATCGCCGAGGTGTGCCTCGATGAGCTCCGCACTCGCCTCACCGATGCCGCGGCAGGCCTCAAGGAGACCGCGAGGGCCTACGTCGCCTACGCCGTCGAGCACCCCCACGCCTTCGACCTCATCACCCGTCACGACGTGCTGGCCGGCAGCGGCCGAGAGCTTCGGGCCAGGTCCCTGCCACTCCTTGAAGAATGGCGCGCCCGCTTCGCCAAGGAACGCCCGGATGCGCCCGAGGCCGCCGCGACCGCAGCCTGGGCGGCCGTCCACGGCGTCGCCTCACTCGCCTCACGGGGTGCGCTGGACCTGGTGGGGAGTGACGCTGAGGAGCTGCTGGAACAGCTGCTCCCGCAGGCCTGA
- a CDS encoding fructose-specific PTS transporter subunit EIIC — protein sequence MTENKPLIIPELVALDADAGPGKEDVIEFLATTVAGAGRASSPDGLAADAKKRESTAPTGIPGGIAIPHCRSSHVLAPSLGFARLSQPVDFGAADGQAADLIFMIAAPDGADDFHLQLLAKLARGLMQSDFTDALRQAADAEEIARIVTRQVQPELLDDGTQAADGADGAAGETSEAASAADSAQGAGVVETKEASASSAPAEGETVIVGVSSCPTGIAHTFMAAEALEQAGKDRGITVAIEGQGSGKIDALDPDLINRASAVIFAHDLPVKGRERFAGKPVIDVGVKAAVNDAGSLVDKALAVVDDPSATRVPAGGESAEESEEGSEHWARRLQRSVMTGVSYMIPFVAAGGLLIALGFLLAGYDVANLYEKISISDYSLWNLPGNEFVHEIKNSAGDVVGTETITVSQSGLLLYIGWTLFLLGQAAMSFLVPALAGYISFGLAGRPGIAPGFVMGVVAVEVGAGFIGGLVGGILAGYFAAWLAGLGVPSWLRGLMPVVIIPLGTTLVVGAVMYLVLGLPLASLMTALQNGLTSMSGGGSAVLLGIILGLMMCFDLGGPVNKAAYLFGTAGLSAASATNAAPYEIMATVMAAGMVPPLAMSVATFLRSRLFTKAEVENGRSAWLLGLSFISEGAIPFAAADPLRVIPATMAGGAVTGAMTMAMHVGSRAPHGGVFVAFAITNFGGFLLAILAGTAVTTALVIVLKGLGRNTDGKKTAEAQAADAA from the coding sequence ATGACCGAGAACAAGCCCCTCATCATCCCCGAGCTGGTCGCGCTCGACGCCGACGCCGGCCCGGGCAAGGAAGACGTCATCGAGTTCCTGGCCACCACCGTGGCCGGTGCGGGCCGGGCCTCCAGCCCCGACGGCCTGGCCGCCGACGCCAAGAAGCGCGAGTCCACCGCCCCCACCGGGATCCCCGGTGGCATCGCCATCCCGCACTGCCGCAGCTCTCACGTCCTGGCCCCCAGCCTCGGCTTCGCCCGCCTGTCGCAGCCGGTCGACTTCGGGGCCGCTGACGGACAGGCCGCCGACCTCATCTTCATGATCGCCGCCCCCGACGGCGCCGACGACTTCCACCTCCAGCTCCTGGCCAAGCTCGCCCGCGGACTCATGCAGTCCGATTTCACTGACGCCCTGCGCCAGGCCGCCGACGCCGAGGAGATCGCCCGCATCGTCACCAGGCAGGTCCAGCCCGAGCTGCTCGACGACGGGACACAGGCCGCGGACGGCGCGGACGGCGCAGCCGGTGAGACCAGTGAGGCCGCAAGCGCCGCGGACTCGGCCCAAGGGGCCGGCGTCGTGGAGACCAAGGAGGCCTCGGCGTCGTCGGCTCCGGCGGAGGGCGAGACCGTCATCGTGGGCGTCTCCTCCTGCCCCACCGGCATCGCCCACACCTTCATGGCCGCCGAGGCCCTGGAGCAGGCCGGCAAGGACCGCGGCATCACCGTGGCCATCGAGGGCCAGGGCTCGGGCAAGATCGACGCCCTGGACCCCGACCTCATCAATCGGGCCAGCGCCGTCATCTTCGCCCACGACCTGCCCGTCAAGGGCCGCGAGCGCTTCGCCGGCAAGCCCGTCATCGACGTCGGCGTCAAGGCCGCCGTCAACGACGCCGGCTCCCTGGTGGACAAGGCCCTGGCCGTGGTCGACGACCCGAGCGCCACCCGCGTGCCGGCCGGCGGCGAGTCCGCCGAGGAGAGCGAGGAGGGCTCCGAGCACTGGGCCCGGCGCCTCCAGCGCTCGGTCATGACCGGGGTGTCCTACATGATTCCCTTCGTGGCCGCCGGTGGTCTGCTCATCGCCCTGGGCTTCCTCCTGGCCGGGTACGACGTGGCCAACCTCTACGAGAAGATCTCCATCAGCGACTACTCCCTGTGGAACCTGCCCGGCAACGAGTTCGTGCACGAGATCAAGAACTCGGCCGGCGACGTCGTCGGCACCGAGACGATCACCGTCTCCCAGTCCGGGCTGCTGCTGTACATCGGGTGGACGCTGTTCCTGCTGGGGCAGGCGGCCATGAGCTTCCTCGTCCCGGCGCTGGCCGGCTACATCTCCTTCGGGCTGGCCGGCAGGCCCGGGATCGCGCCCGGATTCGTCATGGGGGTCGTCGCGGTCGAGGTCGGTGCCGGGTTCATCGGCGGCCTGGTCGGCGGCATCCTCGCGGGCTACTTCGCGGCCTGGCTCGCCGGGCTCGGCGTGCCGTCCTGGCTGCGGGGGCTCATGCCGGTGGTCATCATCCCGCTGGGCACCACGCTGGTGGTCGGCGCCGTCATGTACCTGGTTCTCGGGCTGCCCTTGGCCTCCCTCATGACCGCGCTGCAGAACGGACTGACCTCCATGTCCGGGGGTGGGTCGGCCGTGCTGCTCGGCATCATCCTCGGGCTCATGATGTGCTTCGACCTGGGCGGACCGGTCAACAAGGCCGCCTACCTGTTCGGCACCGCGGGCCTGTCCGCGGCCAGCGCCACCAACGCCGCCCCCTACGAGATCATGGCCACCGTCATGGCCGCCGGCATGGTGCCGCCGCTGGCGATGTCCGTCGCGACCTTCCTGCGCTCGCGGCTGTTCACCAAGGCCGAGGTGGAGAACGGACGCAGCGCCTGGCTGCTGGGGCTGTCCTTCATCTCCGAGGGCGCCATCCCCTTCGCCGCCGCCGACCCGCTGCGCGTCATCCCGGCCACTATGGCCGGCGGCGCGGTCACCGGCGCGATGACCATGGCCATGCACGTCGGCTCCCGAGCGCCCCACGGCGGCGTGTTCGTCGCCTTCGCCATCACCAACTTCGGTGGCTTCCTCCTGGCGATCCTGGCCGGGACGGCGGTGACCACCGCCCTGGTCATCGTCCTCAAGGGTCTGGGGCGCAACACCGACGGCAAGAAGACCGCTGAGGCGCAGGCGGCAGATGCCGCTTGA
- a CDS encoding RNB domain-containing ribonuclease produces the protein MSRTRLSTYTAPPAEVTRTLDALRAHYEVPTAFPPEALAEAEAAAGAWAQDGPARLLADGARDARDLDLVTIDPPGSMDLDQAVLLEHLPAQADYVDQAGATVGDVGDAPESEAAYRVHYAIASLATFVTPGGPLDTELRRRGETVYAPDAATPLHPEVLSHGAASLLQDAERPACLWTIDLDDRGEVVSARVERALVRSRARLTYAQVQAAIDGEGALPQEAPADLPELLAEIGRLRLEREAARGGISMTTPEQVVEVTEAAQVAEAAEVTEPAGDSESAESAEAPGPAGYRLAYRVPVPAEQYNAQISLLTGMCAARVMVECGVGILRTLPPARPEDYARLRRVATALGIDWPAAQPYPELVRGLDHAVPAHAAFMEQAMSLFRGSGYLAFGVGGVGVPAEDEASDTEEAVHSAIAARYAHVTAPLRRLVDRYGEEVCIAACAQAPVPEWVLEALPDLPDVMEQTGKRARAIGRGALTALEALVLRGHEGEVFDGVITSERDGRGELVLAEPAVVTEIRAGTKAPDDGLPVGERVRVRLLSADPASGTRFQLLRNRP, from the coding sequence ATGAGTCGCACGCGCCTGAGCACCTACACCGCCCCGCCCGCCGAGGTCACCCGGACCTTGGACGCGTTGCGCGCGCACTACGAGGTCCCCACCGCCTTCCCGCCCGAGGCCCTCGCCGAGGCGGAGGCCGCCGCCGGCGCCTGGGCCCAGGACGGCCCCGCCCGTCTCCTGGCCGACGGCGCCCGCGACGCCCGCGACCTGGACCTGGTCACCATCGACCCGCCCGGCTCCATGGACCTCGACCAGGCGGTTCTCCTGGAGCACCTGCCCGCGCAGGCCGACTATGTTGACCAGGCCGGCGCGACCGTCGGGGACGTCGGGGACGCCCCGGAGTCGGAAGCCGCCTACCGAGTCCACTACGCCATCGCCTCCCTGGCCACCTTCGTGACCCCCGGCGGCCCCCTGGACACCGAGCTGCGCCGTCGCGGCGAGACCGTCTACGCCCCCGACGCCGCCACGCCCCTGCACCCCGAGGTCCTCTCCCACGGCGCCGCCTCCCTCCTTCAGGACGCCGAGCGCCCCGCCTGCCTGTGGACCATCGACCTCGATGACCGCGGCGAGGTCGTCTCCGCCCGCGTCGAGCGGGCCCTCGTGCGCTCGCGGGCCCGCCTCACCTACGCCCAGGTCCAGGCCGCCATTGACGGGGAGGGCGCCCTGCCCCAGGAGGCGCCGGCCGACCTGCCCGAGCTCCTGGCCGAGATCGGCCGCCTGCGCCTGGAACGCGAGGCCGCCCGCGGCGGCATCAGCATGACCACGCCCGAGCAGGTCGTCGAGGTGACCGAGGCGGCACAGGTGGCAGAGGCAGCAGAGGTGACAGAGCCGGCAGGGGACTCCGAGTCCGCCGAGTCCGCCGAGGCGCCCGGCCCCGCCGGCTACCGGCTCGCCTACCGCGTGCCCGTGCCCGCCGAGCAGTACAACGCCCAGATCTCCCTGCTCACCGGCATGTGCGCCGCCCGGGTCATGGTCGAGTGCGGCGTCGGCATCCTGCGGACCCTGCCGCCGGCGCGCCCCGAGGACTACGCCCGTCTGCGGCGCGTCGCCACGGCCCTGGGCATCGACTGGCCGGCCGCCCAGCCCTACCCCGAGCTCGTGCGCGGCCTGGACCACGCCGTGCCCGCTCACGCTGCCTTCATGGAGCAGGCCATGTCCCTCTTCCGTGGATCGGGCTACCTCGCCTTCGGAGTGGGCGGCGTCGGGGTACCGGCCGAGGACGAGGCCTCCGACACCGAGGAGGCCGTCCACTCCGCGATCGCCGCCCGCTACGCCCACGTCACCGCCCCGCTGCGCCGCCTCGTGGACCGCTACGGCGAGGAGGTCTGCATCGCCGCCTGCGCCCAGGCGCCCGTGCCCGAGTGGGTCCTTGAGGCCCTCCCCGACCTGCCCGACGTCATGGAGCAGACCGGCAAGCGCGCCAGAGCCATCGGCCGCGGAGCCCTGACCGCTCTGGAGGCCCTGGTCCTGCGCGGACACGAGGGCGAGGTCTTCGACGGCGTCATCACCTCCGAGCGCGACGGCCGCGGCGAGCTCGTCCTGGCCGAGCCCGCCGTCGTCACCGAGATCCGCGCCGGCACGAAGGCCCCCGACGATGGCCTCCCGGTGGGTGAGCGCGTGCGGGTCCGCCTCCTGTCCGCCGACCCCGCCTCCGGCACCCGCTTCCAGCTCCTGCGGAACCGACCCTGA
- a CDS encoding sterol carrier family protein gives MAARRRIDPAAGAQALRQWAQEHDRPGDGPVNGTGGPTGAERAAGGPDSASPADRAARRRMTATAVRYTLEELAACAPGRSVEVRVPPFGVTQAVAGTVHRRGTPPSVVETDAATWLALATGRLTWQDALAGGALHASGERCDLSAYLPLVKL, from the coding sequence ATGGCTGCAAGACGACGCATCGACCCCGCCGCCGGCGCCCAGGCCCTGCGCCAGTGGGCCCAGGAGCATGACAGGCCCGGGGACGGGCCGGTCAACGGGACCGGAGGACCGACCGGCGCTGAGCGTGCCGCCGGTGGCCCCGACTCGGCCAGTCCCGCCGACCGGGCCGCCCGCCGTCGGATGACCGCCACCGCCGTGCGCTACACCCTTGAGGAGCTCGCCGCCTGCGCGCCCGGGCGCTCGGTCGAGGTGCGGGTCCCGCCCTTCGGAGTCACCCAGGCTGTCGCCGGCACCGTCCACCGCCGGGGCACCCCGCCCAGCGTCGTCGAGACCGACGCCGCCACCTGGCTGGCCCTGGCCACCGGCCGACTCACCTGGCAGGACGCCCTGGCCGGCGGCGCCCTGCACGCCTCCGGCGAGCGCTGCGACCTGTCCGCCTACCTGCCTCTGGTCAAGCTCTGA
- the purF gene encoding amidophosphoribosyltransferase, translating to MRTGEKPSQITFDHPDGARPTPRAGSTEPPSRSARLSPPDPTVPAVPVSVPGLTALPDDHSDELEPSPREECGVFGVWAPGEDVSRLSYFGLYALQHRGQESAGIATSNGSQILVYKDLGLVSQVFDDQALSNLTGHVAVGHVRYATQGATTWENAQPMLGPAAGSTLALAHNGNLTNTRELMDAVRVTSGEDLSGELGRGSSTDTAVLAALLNLVSEHGALEGWDSAADILTSGITDDAELDAAYSAPPPLSIHQAARRVLPMLRGAFSLVFMDERTLYAARDPHGVRPLVLGRLGNGWAVASETAALDIVGAAFVREIEPGELIEIDEDGVRSSRFATARRAGCVFEYVYLARPDTRIAGRSVITSRNEMGAALAREHPVEADLVIATPESGTPAAIGYAQASGIPYGQGLVKNAYVGRTFIQPTQTLRQLGIRLKLNPLREVIEGKRLVVVDDSIVRGNTQRALVRMLREAGAAEVHVRISSPPVMWPCFYGIDFATRAELIATGMSVEEIGESIGADSLGFLSVEGMVAASGQKADDLCLACFTGDYPIPPPVRSLTSAAIPVRRVPTAYRGRRSEKADDAERTVPPGSITRPDLASGSPLGSTTS from the coding sequence GTGCGCACCGGTGAGAAACCCTCGCAGATCACCTTCGACCATCCCGACGGCGCCCGCCCCACCCCGCGGGCCGGCTCCACCGAGCCTCCGAGCCGATCCGCCCGGTTGAGCCCGCCCGATCCGACGGTTCCCGCAGTGCCCGTCAGCGTCCCCGGCCTGACCGCTCTGCCCGACGACCACTCCGACGAGCTCGAGCCCTCGCCGCGCGAGGAGTGCGGCGTCTTCGGAGTGTGGGCCCCCGGCGAGGACGTCTCCCGCCTGAGCTACTTCGGGCTGTACGCCCTCCAGCACCGCGGCCAGGAGTCGGCGGGCATCGCCACCTCCAACGGCTCCCAGATCCTCGTCTACAAGGACCTCGGCCTGGTCTCCCAGGTCTTCGACGACCAGGCCCTGTCCAACCTCACCGGCCACGTGGCCGTCGGCCACGTCCGCTACGCCACCCAGGGGGCCACCACCTGGGAGAACGCCCAGCCGATGCTCGGCCCGGCGGCCGGCTCCACCCTCGCCCTGGCCCACAACGGCAACCTCACCAACACCCGCGAGCTCATGGACGCCGTACGCGTCACCTCCGGGGAGGACCTCAGCGGTGAGCTCGGCCGCGGCTCCTCCACCGACACCGCCGTCCTGGCCGCCCTGCTCAACCTCGTCTCCGAGCACGGAGCCCTGGAGGGCTGGGACTCGGCCGCCGACATCCTCACCTCCGGCATCACCGACGACGCCGAGCTCGACGCCGCCTACTCCGCACCGCCCCCCTTGAGCATCCACCAGGCCGCACGGCGGGTCCTGCCCATGCTCCGCGGCGCCTTCTCCCTGGTCTTCATGGATGAGCGCACCCTCTACGCCGCCCGCGACCCCCACGGGGTGCGCCCCCTGGTGCTGGGGCGCCTGGGCAACGGGTGGGCCGTGGCCTCCGAGACCGCGGCCCTGGACATCGTCGGCGCCGCCTTCGTGCGCGAGATCGAGCCCGGCGAGCTCATCGAGATCGACGAGGACGGCGTGCGCTCCTCGCGCTTCGCCACCGCCCGCCGGGCCGGCTGCGTCTTCGAGTACGTCTACCTGGCCCGCCCCGACACCCGCATCGCCGGACGTAGCGTCATCACCTCGCGCAACGAGATGGGGGCCGCCCTGGCCCGCGAGCACCCGGTGGAGGCCGACCTCGTCATCGCCACGCCCGAGTCGGGCACCCCGGCCGCCATCGGCTACGCCCAGGCCTCCGGCATCCCCTACGGGCAGGGCCTGGTGAAGAACGCCTACGTTGGGCGCACCTTCATCCAGCCCACCCAGACCCTGCGCCAGCTCGGCATCCGCCTCAAGCTCAACCCCCTGCGCGAGGTCATCGAGGGCAAGCGCCTCGTCGTCGTCGACGACTCCATCGTGCGCGGCAACACCCAACGGGCCCTGGTGCGGATGCTGCGCGAGGCCGGCGCCGCCGAGGTCCACGTGCGCATCTCCTCCCCGCCGGTCATGTGGCCCTGCTTCTACGGCATCGACTTCGCCACCCGCGCCGAGCTCATCGCCACCGGTATGAGCGTGGAGGAGATCGGCGAGTCCATCGGCGCCGACTCCCTGGGCTTCCTGTCCGTCGAGGGCATGGTGGCTGCCAGCGGCCAGAAGGCCGACGACCTGTGCCTGGCCTGCTTCACCGGCGACTACCCGATCCCGCCGCCCGTGCGCAGCCTGACGTCCGCCGCCATCCCCGTGCGCCGCGTCCCGACCGCCTACCGCGGTCGGCGCAGCGAGAAGGCCGACGACGCCGAGCGCACCGTGCCGCCGGGCAGCATCACCCGCCCGGACCTGGCCTCCGGCAGCCCCCTGGGCTCGACGACGTCGTAG
- the purM gene encoding phosphoribosylformylglycinamidine cyclo-ligase translates to MTQQPEQPTSAITYADSGVDTAAGDRAVALMKDAVASTMTPAVVGGVGGFAGLVDVSALRDYRRPLLATSTDGVGTKVAIAQALDIHDTIGQDLVGMVVDDIVVVGARPLLMTDYIACGHVVPERIADIVRGIAQACAAIGTPLLGGETAEHPGLMAPDEYDVAGAATGVVEADRVLGAEKVRAGDVLVALGSSGLHSNGYSLVRRVIEHAGWGLEHEVPEFGRTLGQELLEPTRLYTRVCLAMLETLSSPAAPGPVHALSHITGGGLAANVARVLPAGLIADADRSSWTVPPVFSTVRELGSVPWEDLEGTLNLGVGMVAVVDPSVVDAVLRVAEGSDIPAWVLGEVHEAAKYEAQGRVVSGTKGVDGGSVDIHGTYRTA, encoded by the coding sequence ATGACACAGCAGCCCGAGCAGCCCACCTCCGCCATCACCTACGCCGACTCCGGCGTGGACACCGCCGCCGGGGACCGGGCCGTCGCGCTCATGAAGGACGCCGTGGCCTCCACCATGACCCCGGCCGTCGTCGGCGGCGTCGGGGGCTTCGCCGGGCTCGTGGACGTCTCCGCCCTGCGTGACTACCGCCGCCCCCTGCTGGCCACCTCCACCGACGGCGTGGGCACCAAGGTCGCCATTGCCCAGGCCCTCGACATCCACGACACCATTGGTCAGGACCTGGTGGGCATGGTTGTCGACGACATCGTCGTGGTCGGGGCCCGGCCCCTGCTCATGACCGACTACATCGCCTGCGGGCACGTCGTCCCTGAGCGGATCGCCGACATCGTGCGCGGCATCGCCCAGGCATGCGCCGCTATCGGCACCCCGCTGCTGGGCGGTGAGACCGCCGAGCACCCCGGCCTCATGGCCCCCGACGAGTACGACGTCGCCGGGGCCGCCACCGGCGTCGTCGAGGCCGATCGCGTCCTCGGCGCCGAGAAGGTGCGTGCCGGCGACGTCCTGGTCGCCCTGGGCTCCTCCGGCCTGCACTCCAACGGCTACTCCCTGGTGCGCCGCGTCATCGAGCACGCCGGCTGGGGCCTGGAGCACGAGGTCCCCGAGTTCGGCCGCACCCTGGGCCAGGAGCTGCTCGAGCCCACGCGCCTGTACACCCGCGTGTGCCTGGCCATGCTGGAGACCCTGTCCTCACCGGCCGCCCCGGGGCCGGTCCACGCCCTGTCCCACATCACCGGCGGGGGACTGGCCGCCAACGTCGCCCGGGTCCTGCCGGCCGGGCTCATCGCCGACGCCGACCGCTCCTCCTGGACGGTGCCGCCGGTCTTCTCCACCGTGCGCGAGCTCGGCTCGGTGCCGTGGGAGGACCTCGAGGGCACTCTCAACCTGGGCGTGGGGATGGTCGCCGTCGTCGACCCGAGTGTGGTCGACGCCGTCCTGCGGGTCGCCGAGGGCTCCGACATCCCCGCCTGGGTGCTCGGCGAGGTGCATGAGGCCGCGAAGTACGAGGCTCAGGGCCGGGTGGTCTCCGGCACGAAGGGCGTCGACGGGGGATCGGTCGACATCCACGGCACCTACCGGACCGCCTGA